One window from the genome of Salvia miltiorrhiza cultivar Shanhuang (shh) chromosome 7, IMPLAD_Smil_shh, whole genome shotgun sequence encodes:
- the LOC130995799 gene encoding ribulose-1,5 bisphosphate carboxylase/oxygenase large subunit N-methyltransferase, chloroplastic isoform X1, with translation MASLSTIHHLKPSSILKTPQNYRFSPSKTRPTVHHFNNRSLSPKSVLSTETEPKIPQKVERFWQWLQDEGIVSSKTPVKPGIVPEGLGLVATRDISRNDVVLEVPRRLWINPDAAASSDIGTLCSGLKPWISVALLLLRERLKGDDSKWKHYLDVLPQATDSTIYWSEEELLEIQGIEIFDTCEGTQLLSTTLSVKEYVQNEFLKIEEEIILPNKQLFPCAVTLDDFFWAFGMLRSRAFSRIRNQNLVIIPFADLINHSSKVTTEDHAHEVRGAAGLFSWDYLFQIRSPLSLKAGEQVFIQYDLNKSSADMALDYGFIELENSSRNAFTLTLEISESDQFYGDKLDIAELNGLGESAYFDIKDGQPLQTEMLQYLRLVALGGTDAFLLESIFRNQVWGFLELPVSRANEELICQVVRSACKSALAGYHTSIEEDEKLIEEGNLSSRLAVAVGIRRGEKKVLQQIDDIFRERESELDFLEYYQERRLKDLGLVGEQGDIIFWEPK, from the exons ATGGCGTCTCTCTCCACCATCCACCATCTAAAACCCTCATCAATCCTCAAAACCCCTCAAAATTACCGCTTCTCTCCCTCTAAAACAAGACCAACTGTCCATCATTTCAACAACCGATCACTCTCGCCTAAATCCGTTCTCTCCACAGAAACCGAACCCAAAATTCCGCAAAAAGTGGAGAGATTCTGGCAATGGCTCCAAGATGAAGGGATTGTCTCGTCTAAGACTCCCGTGAAGCCGGGAATCGTGCCAGAGGGGCTCGGGCTCGTCGCGACGCGGGACATTTCcagaaacgacgtcgttctgGAGGTTCCTAGAAGGTTGTGGATTAATCCCGATGCTGCTGCGTCCTCGGATATCGGAACCCTTTGCTCCGGATTGAAGCCATGGATTTCCGTTGCTCTGCTTTTGCTGCGGGAGAGGTTAAAGGGGGACGATTCTAAGTGGAAACACTATCTTGATGTTCTTCCACAAGCAACTGATTCTACTATATATTG GTCAGAAGAGGAGCTTCTTGAGATTCAAG GAATTGAAATTTTTGATACTTGTGAAGGAACCCAACTGTTGAGCACTACATTGAGTGTGAAAGAGTACGTGCAGAATGAATTTCTAAAAATAGAAGAAGAAATCATACTCCCAAACAAGCAACTCTTCCCTTGTGCCGTAACACTGGATGATTTCTTCTGGGCATTTGGGATGCTCAGATCAAGGGCTTTTTCACGCATTCGCAATCAGAATCTTGTTATCATCCCCTTTGCTGACTTG ATCAACCACAGCTCCAAGGTTACAACTGAAGATCATGCCCATGAGGTTAGAGGGGCAGCAGGCCTTTTCTCATGGGATTATCTGTTTCAAATAAGGAGCCCTTTATCTCTCAAGGCTGGTGAGCAG GTTTTCATCCaatatgatctcaacaaaagtAGTGCAGATATGGCTCTGGACTATGGATTCATCGAACTGGAAAACTCCAGCCGTAATGCATTCACTTTGACGCTGGAAATATCAGAGTCTGATCAATTTTACGGAGACAAGTTAGACATAGCTGAGTTGAATGGTTTAGGCGAATCTGCTTACTTTGATATCAAAGATGGCCAACCTCTCCAAACAGAAATGCTTCAATATCTACGGCTTGTGGCCCTTGGAGGAACCGATGCTTTCCTCCTAGAGTCCATATTCAGAAACCAAGTATGGGGATTCCTCGAGCTGCCTGTCAGTCGTGCCAACGAGGAACTCATATGCCAAGTAGTCCGCAGTGCATGCAAATCTGCACTAGCTGGTTATCATACCTCCATTGAAGAG GACGAGAAGTTGATTGAAGAAGGGAATCTGAGCTCAAGGCTTGCAGTGGCAGTTGGGATAAGAAGAGGAGAGAAGAAGGTGTTGCAGCAGATAGATGACatctttagagagagagagtcggagTTGGATTTTCTTGAGTATTACCAAGAAAGAAGGCTTAAAGATCTTGGTCTAGTTGGTGAGCAAGGTGATATAATCTTCTGGGAGCCTAAATAG
- the LOC130995799 gene encoding ribulose-1,5 bisphosphate carboxylase/oxygenase large subunit N-methyltransferase, chloroplastic isoform X2, whose translation MASLSTIHHLKPSSILKTPQNYRFSPSKTRPTVHHFNNRSLSPKSVLSTETEPKIPQKVERFWQWLQDEGIVSSKTPVKPGIVPEGLGLVATRDISRNDVVLEVPRRLWINPDAAASSDIGTLCSGLKPWISVALLLLRERLKGDDSKWKHYLDVLPQATDSTIYWSEEELLEIQGTQLLSTTLSVKEYVQNEFLKIEEEIILPNKQLFPCAVTLDDFFWAFGMLRSRAFSRIRNQNLVIIPFADLINHSSKVTTEDHAHEVRGAAGLFSWDYLFQIRSPLSLKAGEQVFIQYDLNKSSADMALDYGFIELENSSRNAFTLTLEISESDQFYGDKLDIAELNGLGESAYFDIKDGQPLQTEMLQYLRLVALGGTDAFLLESIFRNQVWGFLELPVSRANEELICQVVRSACKSALAGYHTSIEEDEKLIEEGNLSSRLAVAVGIRRGEKKVLQQIDDIFRERESELDFLEYYQERRLKDLGLVGEQGDIIFWEPK comes from the exons ATGGCGTCTCTCTCCACCATCCACCATCTAAAACCCTCATCAATCCTCAAAACCCCTCAAAATTACCGCTTCTCTCCCTCTAAAACAAGACCAACTGTCCATCATTTCAACAACCGATCACTCTCGCCTAAATCCGTTCTCTCCACAGAAACCGAACCCAAAATTCCGCAAAAAGTGGAGAGATTCTGGCAATGGCTCCAAGATGAAGGGATTGTCTCGTCTAAGACTCCCGTGAAGCCGGGAATCGTGCCAGAGGGGCTCGGGCTCGTCGCGACGCGGGACATTTCcagaaacgacgtcgttctgGAGGTTCCTAGAAGGTTGTGGATTAATCCCGATGCTGCTGCGTCCTCGGATATCGGAACCCTTTGCTCCGGATTGAAGCCATGGATTTCCGTTGCTCTGCTTTTGCTGCGGGAGAGGTTAAAGGGGGACGATTCTAAGTGGAAACACTATCTTGATGTTCTTCCACAAGCAACTGATTCTACTATATATTG GTCAGAAGAGGAGCTTCTTGAGATTCAAG GAACCCAACTGTTGAGCACTACATTGAGTGTGAAAGAGTACGTGCAGAATGAATTTCTAAAAATAGAAGAAGAAATCATACTCCCAAACAAGCAACTCTTCCCTTGTGCCGTAACACTGGATGATTTCTTCTGGGCATTTGGGATGCTCAGATCAAGGGCTTTTTCACGCATTCGCAATCAGAATCTTGTTATCATCCCCTTTGCTGACTTG ATCAACCACAGCTCCAAGGTTACAACTGAAGATCATGCCCATGAGGTTAGAGGGGCAGCAGGCCTTTTCTCATGGGATTATCTGTTTCAAATAAGGAGCCCTTTATCTCTCAAGGCTGGTGAGCAG GTTTTCATCCaatatgatctcaacaaaagtAGTGCAGATATGGCTCTGGACTATGGATTCATCGAACTGGAAAACTCCAGCCGTAATGCATTCACTTTGACGCTGGAAATATCAGAGTCTGATCAATTTTACGGAGACAAGTTAGACATAGCTGAGTTGAATGGTTTAGGCGAATCTGCTTACTTTGATATCAAAGATGGCCAACCTCTCCAAACAGAAATGCTTCAATATCTACGGCTTGTGGCCCTTGGAGGAACCGATGCTTTCCTCCTAGAGTCCATATTCAGAAACCAAGTATGGGGATTCCTCGAGCTGCCTGTCAGTCGTGCCAACGAGGAACTCATATGCCAAGTAGTCCGCAGTGCATGCAAATCTGCACTAGCTGGTTATCATACCTCCATTGAAGAG GACGAGAAGTTGATTGAAGAAGGGAATCTGAGCTCAAGGCTTGCAGTGGCAGTTGGGATAAGAAGAGGAGAGAAGAAGGTGTTGCAGCAGATAGATGACatctttagagagagagagtcggagTTGGATTTTCTTGAGTATTACCAAGAAAGAAGGCTTAAAGATCTTGGTCTAGTTGGTGAGCAAGGTGATATAATCTTCTGGGAGCCTAAATAG
- the LOC130995800 gene encoding rhamnogalacturonan I rhamnosyltransferase 1, translating to MEAGRSERSAEKSPALQGPVMQRTRLQVWFIRVCSSILIWTCLVQLVAVGELWHPRLLTGNPGSTKMSAHQERSLPTPPQLPARNYTSNGFLKISCNGGLNQMRSAICDMVTIARLLNLTLVVPELDKTSFWADPSNFEDIFDVEHFINSLRDEVRIVKRLPKRFGLRYGYQPLVKAPVSWSNEQYYLQQILPLFAKNKVLHFNRTDSRLANNGMSLELQKLRCRVNFQALKFTPQIEALGNKLVHIIQQKGPYLALHLRYEMDMLAFSGCTHGCTEEEAEELKRMRYAFPWWREKEIVSEEKRSRGLCPLTPEEMALILQALDFSRETQIYIASGEIYGSERRLAALRAAFPRIVKKEMLLDPEDLQQFQNHSSQMAALDFMVSVASNIFIPTYDGNMARVVEGHRRYLGFKKTFQLDRRRLVELLDLHHNRTLSWDEFSSAVRLAHATKMGQPSQRRVIADKPKEEEYFYANPQECLCEATNCANLSPVGNATVSS from the exons ATGGAGGCGGGTAGATCAGAGAGAAGTGCGGAGAAATCGCCGGCATTGCAGGGGCCGGTGATGCAGAGGACAAGGCTGCAGGTGTGGTTTATTAGGGTTTGTTCTAGTATTCTAATTTGGACGTGCTTGGTTCAACTCGTGGCGGTTGGGGAGCTCTGGCACCCTCGTTTGCTTACTGGAAATCCGGGCTCCACCAAAATGTCGGCCCATCAGGAGCGATCGTTGCCTACTCCGCCTCAGCTGCCAGCCA ggAATTACACAAGTAATGGCTTTCTTAAAATATCTTGCAATGGTGGCTTGAATCAAATGCGCTCTGCG ATATGTGACATGGTGACAATTGCTCGACTTTTAAATCTCACACTGGTTGTTCCAGAGCTTGATAAGACATCTTTCTGGGCTGATCCTAG CAATTTTGAGGATATCTTTGATGTGGAACATTTCATCAATTCATTAAGAGATGAAGTCCGAATTGTCAAGAGGTTACCGAAGAGGTTTGGCCTACGATATGGGTACCAACCACTGGTGAAGGCTCCTGTTAGCTGGTCAAATGAGCAATACTACTTGCAACAG ATTCTTCCTCTCTTTGCTAAGAACAAAGTGTTACACTTCAACCGAACAGATTCGCGGCTGGCCAACAATGGGATGTCCCTGGAGCTTCAGAAGCTTAGGTGCCGTGTCAATTTTCAGGCACTAAAGTTTACCCCTCAGATTGAGGCACTGGGAAACAAGTTGGTCCATATTATCCAACAGAAGGGGCCCTATTTAGCCTTGCATTTGAGATATGAGATGGACATGTTGGCTTTCTCTGGATGCACACATGGATGCACCGAAGAGGAAGCAGAAGAGCTCAAACGAATGAG ATATGCATTCCCTTGGTGGAGGGAAAAAGAGATAGTATCTGAAGAGAAAAGATCACGTGGCTTATGCCCTCTTACTCCGGAAGAGATGGCTTTGATTTTGCAAGCATTGGACTTTAGCAGAGAGACACAGATCTATATTGCATCTGGTGAGATCTATGGCAGTGAACGGAGACTTGCAGCACTAAGAGCCGCTTTTCCAAGGATT GTGAAAAAAGAAATGCTGCTAGACCCTGAAGATTTACAGCAGTTCCAGAATCATTCGTCTCAAATGGCAGCTCTCGATTTTATGGTTTCTGTTGCCAGTAATATCTTTATTCCCACGTACGACGGTAATATGGCAAGAGTTGTAGAAGGCCATCGCAG GTATCTCGGGTTCAAGAAAACATTCCAACTGGATCGTAGAAGACTCGTGGAATTGTTGGATTTACATCATAATCGAACTCTCTCATGGGACGAGTTTTCATCTGCTGTACGGCTTGCTCATGCGACGAAAATGGGACAGCCGTCTCAGCGTAGAGTTATTGCAGACAAACCCAAGGAAGAAGAATATTTCTATGCGAATCCTCAGGAGTGTCTGTGTGAAGCAACGAACTGTGCTAACTTGTCGCCTGTTGGAAATGCTACCGTGTCTTCGTGA